One Rosa chinensis cultivar Old Blush chromosome 5, RchiOBHm-V2, whole genome shotgun sequence genomic region harbors:
- the LOC112203253 gene encoding G-type lectin S-receptor-like serine/threonine-protein kinase At4g27290 — translation MAPKWKKKRVVEDAYEVFDELPLKDVMLWNRMINWFSEIGQLRRLCWVAGEDALEISWMSFVMCTLVNIKFNGYGATLATAEASTSTFQSIKDGETIVSTDGTFELGFFTPAGASGNRYIGIWYKKISVTTVVWVANRETPLTDSSGILRITDPGILVLVNQNNTTVWSSNTSTTAPNAVAQLLDSGNLVVKDGSDKVDAEDEKYLWQSFDYPGDTLLAGMKLGRNTVTGFNWHLTSWRSPSDPSQGNFTFQHGPRGYAEQVLREGSDITFRTGPWNGIRFSGTPHLGPNYVYTYQLVFDDHDHEEYYSYKLLNSSVLSRLVLTQDGLLQRYTWIDRTQSWFLYLTAQMDNCDNYALCGAYGACNIENSPVCGCLKGFVPKFPKDWDTMDWSNGCVRKTPLACNGDKFLKYSGVKFPNTEQSWFNKSMNLKECEMECTRNCSCTAYSNLYISEGGTGCLMWFGDLIDMRNLTENGQDIYIRMAASEQDPEDYTKINGKLANFNVKKRRIILSCIVPSTGLLILGLAFCLYIFQKKHKKDGKLTHSKKEDLELPLFDLATIVSATSNFSNDNKLGEGGFGCVFKGMLRNGQEIAVKRLSKHSSQGVNEFKNEVTHIAKLQHRNLVKLLGCCIQADEMMLIYECMPNKSLDFFIFDQRKSMLLDWPKRFDIINGIARGLLYLHQDSRLRVIHRDLKAGNILLDNEFNPKISDFGLARSFGGNETVAETMRVVGTYGYMSPEYASDGFYSTKSDVFSFGVSVLEIISGKRNRGFSHPDHDLNLLGHAWNLYTEGRSIELLDTSVGDSTNPSEEVLRSIHVGLLCVQKDPEDRPSMSDVVRMLSGEGALSQPEKPGFYSKSSDRSENQVNHLSRACSANEVSFTLLDAR, via the exons ATGGCCCCAAagtggaaaaagaaaag GGTAGTGGAGGACGCATATGAAGTGTTCGATGAATTACCTTTGAAAGATGTGATGCTTTGGAATAGAATGATCAATTGGTTTTCCGAGATTGGGCAGTTGAGGAGGCTTTGCTG GGTTGCTGGAGAAGATGCGTTGGAAATTTCTTGGATGTCTTTTGTCATGTGCACCCTTGTTAATATAAAATTTAACGGATATGGCG CAACGCTTGCCACAGCAGAAGCCAGCACAAGTACATTTCAGTCCATCAAAGACGGCGAGACCATAGTTTCAACCGATGGAACCTTTGAGCTCGGATTCTTCACTCCTGCAGGCGCTTCTGGTAATCGATACATAGGCATATGGTACAAGAAGATATCGGTTACAACGGTTGTGTGGGTTGCCAACAGAGAAACACCCCTCACTGATTCATCAGGTATTCTCAGAATCACTGACCCTGGAATTCTTGTCCTTGTCAACCAGAACAACACCACAGTTTGGTCCTCCAACACATCAACAACCGCACCAAATGCAGTGGCACAGCTTTTGGATTCAGGAAACCTTGTTGTGAAAGATGGCAGTGACAAAGTTGATGCAGAGGATGAGAAGTACTTGTGGCAGAGTTTTGACTACCCGGGTGATACATTGCTAGCAGGTATGAAGCTTGGTAGGAACACAGTTACAGGCTTCAATTGGCATCTTACATCATGGAGAAGTCCCTCTGATCCTTCTCAAGGCAACTTCACATTTCAACATGGTCCCAGGGGATATGCAGAACAAGTTCTGAGGGAGGGTTCAGACATAACATTTCGGACTGGACCATGGAATGGAATCCGGTTCAGTGGAACGCCTCATTTAGGTCCAAACTATGTTTACACATATCAGCTAGTTTTtgatgatcatgatcatgaaGAATACTATAGCTATAAGCTTCTCAACAGCTCAGTTCTTTCCAGGCTGGTGTTAACTCAAGATGGGCTTCTGCAGCGCTACACATGGATCGATAGAACCCAAAGTTGGTTTCTTTACTTAACAGCACAGATGGATAACTGTGACAATTATGCACTTTGTGGTGCATATGGTGCTTGCAATATTGAGAACTCCCCAGTATGCGGCTGCTTGAAAGGTTTTGTGCCAAAATTTCCAAAAGATTGGGACACAATGGATTGGTCAAATGGGTGTGTGAGAAAGACTCCACTAGCTTGCAATGGCGACAAGTTTCTGAAGTACTCTGGGGTCAAATTTCCAAACACAGAACAATCCTGGTTTAACAAAAGTATGAACCTCAAGGAATGCGAGATGGAGTGCACCAGAAACTGTTCCTGCACAGCTTATTCAAATTTGTATATTAGCGAAGGAGGAACTGGGTGCTTGATGTGGTTTGGCGATCTGATTGATATGAGAAATCTCACTGAAAATGGACAAGATATTTACATAAGGATGGCAGCATCAGAACAAG ATCCTGAAGACTATACAAAGATCAATGGTAAACTTGCTAATTTCAATGTGAAGAAAAGGAGGATCATATTAAGCTGTATCGTGCCATCTACTGGACTGCTGATCCTGGGCCTAGCCTTCTGTCTATACATTTTCCAGAAGAAACATAAAAAAGATG GAAAACTGACGCACAGCAAGAAGGAAGATCTTGAATTACCATTGTTTGACTTGGCTACTATTGTCTCTGCAACCAGCAACTTTTCAAACGACAATAAGCTTGGAGAAGGTGGTTTTGGATGCGTCTTTAAG GGTATGTTGAGAAATGGGCAAGAAATAGCTGTCAAAAGGCTCTCAAAACATTCTTCACAAGGAGTAAATGAGTTCAAAAATGAGGTTACGCATATTGCCAAACTCCAGCACAGGAATCTAGTGAAGCTCCTTGGATGTTGCATTCAAGCCGATGAAATGATGCTCATCTACGAATGCATGCCTAACAAAAGCTTGGACTTCTTTATTTTTG ATCAAAGAAAAAGCATGCTACTAGATTGGCCTAAGCGCTTTGACATCATCAATGGTATTGCTCGGGGGCTCCTCTATCTTCATCAAGATTCTAGACTGAGAGTAATTCATAGAGATCTCAAAGCAGGCAATATTTTATTAGACAATGAATTTAACCCCAAGATCTCAGACTTTGGTCTAGCTAGAAGTTTTGGAGGAAATGAAACTGTAGCAGAAACGATGAGAGTGGTTGGAACCTATGGTTACATGTCCCCAGAATATGCAAGTGACGGGTTCTACTCTACCAAATCTGATGTTTTTAGCTTTGGTGTTTCGGTGTTGGAGATAATAAGTGGGAAGAGAAACAGAGGATTCTCTCATCCAGACCACGACCTCAACCTTCTTGGACAT GCATGGAATCTATACACAGAAGGCAGGTCCATAGAATTGCTTGATACATCAGTAGGGGACTCCACTAATCCATCCGAGGAAGTTCTGCGCTCGATTCATGTGGGTCTTTTATGTGTGCAGAAAGATCCAGAAGATAGGCCAAGCATGTCAGATGTTGTTCGAATGTTGAGTGGTGAAGGTGCATTGTCTCAACCTGAAAAACCTGGGTTTTATAGTAAAAGTAGTGATAGGTCTGAAAACCAAGTCAATCATTTATCTAGAGCATGCTCGGCTAATGAAGTTAGTTTTACGCTACTTGATGCTAGATGA